Proteins from a genomic interval of Kaistia defluvii:
- a CDS encoding ABC transporter permease → MVQETLSRQAPASPIKKIAQRLEVRMLLLALLIAVCLSLLSPYFLTKSNIFNLLDQSVVIGIVAVGMTFVILTGGIDLSVGSVAGLTGIILGLSLQHVPIVPAIGIAVVAGGFIGLISGTLITVFGLAPFVVTLGVMAIGRSLAYIFSGQTAISNIPEGMQSIVYTDVLGIPSNVLFLIVLYVVAWAYLTYTKGGRTIYAVGSNKEAARAAGLNTTFYSILPYVLSGAFAAVAITFSISQLLSADPLMGNSMELDAIAAVVIGGASLFGGRGSMFGTLIGVFIMVMIRNGLNLMGVSPFWQGTAIGTIIILALLVERLVSSRISR, encoded by the coding sequence ATGGTCCAAGAGACCCTTTCCCGTCAGGCCCCGGCCTCGCCCATCAAGAAGATCGCGCAGCGGCTCGAAGTCCGCATGCTGCTGCTGGCGCTGCTGATCGCGGTCTGCCTCTCCTTGCTGTCGCCCTACTTCCTGACCAAGTCCAACATCTTCAACCTGCTCGACCAGTCCGTGGTAATCGGCATCGTCGCCGTCGGCATGACCTTCGTCATCCTGACCGGCGGCATCGACCTCTCGGTCGGCTCGGTGGCGGGCCTGACCGGCATCATCCTCGGCCTGTCGCTGCAGCATGTGCCGATCGTGCCGGCCATTGGCATCGCGGTCGTCGCCGGCGGCTTCATCGGCCTGATCTCGGGCACTTTGATCACCGTGTTCGGGCTGGCGCCCTTCGTGGTGACGCTGGGCGTCATGGCCATCGGCCGCAGCCTCGCCTACATCTTCTCCGGCCAGACGGCGATCTCGAACATCCCCGAGGGCATGCAGAGCATCGTCTACACCGACGTGCTGGGCATCCCGTCCAACGTGCTGTTCCTGATCGTGCTCTACGTCGTGGCCTGGGCCTACCTGACCTACACCAAGGGCGGCCGCACCATCTACGCCGTCGGCTCCAACAAGGAAGCGGCCCGCGCCGCCGGCCTCAACACCACCTTCTATTCGATCCTGCCCTATGTGCTCTCCGGCGCCTTCGCGGCGGTGGCCATCACCTTCTCGATCAGCCAGCTGCTCTCCGCCGATCCGCTGATGGGCAACTCGATGGAGCTGGACGCGATCGCGGCCGTGGTCATCGGCGGCGCCAGCCTGTTCGGCGGCCGCGGCTCGATGTTCGGCACGCTGATCGGAGTCTTCATCATGGTGATGATCCGCAACGGCCTGAACCTGATGGGCGTCTCGCCCTTCTGGCAGGGCACCGCGATCGGCACCATCATCATCCTCGCCCTTCTGGTCGAGCGCCTGGTTTCCTCGAGGATCAGCCGATGA
- the denD gene encoding D-erythronate dehydrogenase, which produces MHILIIGAAGMVGRKLTDKLVADGHLGGKEISRYTLADVVAPEAPKGFDGPVETLTIDLSAPEASQTLIANRPDVIFHLAAIVSGEAEADFDKGYRINFDGTRYLFDAIRLENAKSGYKPRVVFTSSIAVFGAPFPDKIGDEFFETPLTSYGTQKAIGELLLADYSRRGFFDGIGIRLPTICIRPGKPNKAASGFFSNILREPLVGLEAVLPVSPDVRHWFASPRSAVGFLVHAGTIDLDKVGPRRTLNMPGLSATVGEEIEALRQVAGDKAVKLIRHEKDETIDRIVAGWARDFDTTRALSLGFKAETSFDQIIRAHVEDELGGKIGG; this is translated from the coding sequence ATGCATATCCTTATCATCGGCGCGGCTGGCATGGTCGGCCGCAAGCTGACGGACAAGCTTGTCGCGGACGGTCATCTGGGCGGCAAGGAGATCAGCCGTTATACGCTCGCCGACGTCGTCGCCCCCGAGGCGCCCAAGGGCTTTGACGGCCCGGTCGAGACGCTCACCATCGACCTGTCGGCGCCGGAAGCCTCGCAGACGCTGATCGCCAACCGTCCGGACGTGATCTTCCATCTGGCGGCCATCGTCTCCGGCGAGGCCGAGGCGGATTTCGACAAGGGCTACCGCATCAATTTCGACGGCACGCGCTACCTGTTCGACGCCATCCGGCTCGAGAACGCCAAGTCCGGCTACAAGCCCCGCGTGGTGTTCACCTCGTCGATCGCCGTGTTCGGCGCGCCGTTCCCCGACAAGATCGGCGACGAGTTCTTCGAGACGCCGCTGACCAGCTACGGCACCCAGAAGGCGATCGGCGAACTGCTGCTGGCCGATTATTCGCGCCGCGGCTTCTTCGACGGCATCGGCATCCGCCTGCCGACGATCTGCATTCGCCCCGGCAAGCCGAACAAGGCCGCCTCGGGCTTCTTCTCCAACATCCTGCGCGAGCCGCTGGTCGGCCTGGAAGCCGTGCTGCCGGTGTCGCCCGACGTGCGCCACTGGTTCGCGAGCCCCCGCTCGGCCGTCGGCTTCCTGGTCCATGCCGGCACGATCGACCTCGATAAGGTCGGCCCGCGCCGCACGCTCAACATGCCGGGCCTCTCGGCCACGGTCGGTGAAGAAATCGAGGCGCTGCGCCAGGTTGCCGGCGACAAGGCCGTCAAGCTGATCCGCCACGAGAAGGACGAGACCATCGACCGGATCGTCGCCGGCTGGGCCCGCGATTTCGACACCACCCGCGCCCTGTCGCTCGGCTTCAAGGCCGAGACCTCGTTCGACCAGATCATCCGCGCCCATGTCGAGGACGAACTCGGCGGCAAGATCGGCGGCTGA
- a CDS encoding substrate-binding domain-containing protein codes for MERRTFLKLAAGTTLLAGAGLGGISAASAASKEIVYLTPGLDLPFWRYLSKGIEETVKAKGFNFQALDSHNSAETQLRNAQDSIARGVAGIIISPTDSSTAPSVLALAQKAGIPVVIGDIGTNAGEFASFISSDNYKGAHDVGVALAEALKKKGWEGGSVGIVAISQARKNGQARTKGFLDGLKEGGFTGKEAGLQQMQSYTADETFKFTQDLLTANPDMRGLFIQTDQPAIGALRAIKAARRNGEVLVAAFDGIPEFVDLLKSGDLVVSGMQQPFLMGVNSGEALLEVLDGKKPKAEITVPIVAITSTNIEQELPTIRRTVFANEV; via the coding sequence ATGGAACGCAGGACATTCCTGAAGCTTGCCGCCGGCACCACGCTGCTCGCCGGCGCCGGTCTGGGCGGCATCTCCGCCGCCAGCGCCGCCAGCAAGGAAATCGTCTACCTGACGCCGGGCCTCGACCTGCCCTTCTGGCGCTATCTGTCGAAGGGCATCGAGGAGACGGTCAAGGCCAAGGGCTTCAACTTCCAGGCGCTCGACAGCCATAACAGCGCCGAGACCCAGCTCCGCAACGCCCAGGACTCGATCGCCCGCGGCGTGGCCGGCATCATCATCTCGCCGACCGATTCCTCGACCGCGCCGAGCGTACTCGCGCTCGCCCAGAAGGCCGGCATCCCGGTCGTCATCGGCGATATCGGCACCAATGCCGGCGAGTTCGCCTCCTTCATCTCGTCCGACAACTACAAGGGCGCGCATGACGTCGGCGTCGCGCTCGCCGAAGCGCTGAAGAAGAAGGGCTGGGAAGGCGGATCGGTCGGCATCGTCGCCATCTCGCAAGCCCGCAAGAACGGCCAGGCCCGCACCAAGGGCTTCCTCGACGGCCTCAAGGAAGGCGGCTTCACCGGCAAGGAAGCCGGCCTGCAGCAGATGCAGAGCTACACCGCCGACGAGACCTTCAAGTTCACGCAGGACCTGCTCACCGCCAACCCGGACATGCGCGGCCTTTTCATCCAGACCGACCAGCCGGCCATCGGCGCACTGCGCGCCATCAAGGCGGCCCGCCGCAACGGCGAAGTGCTCGTCGCCGCTTTCGACGGCATTCCGGAATTCGTCGACCTGCTGAAGTCGGGCGACCTCGTCGTCTCCGGCATGCAGCAGCCCTTCCTGATGGGCGTCAATTCCGGCGAGGCGCTGCTCGAAGTGCTCGACGGCAAGAAGCCGAAGGCCGAGATCACCGTGCCGATCGTCGCCATCACCAGCACGAATATCGAGCAGGAACTGCCGACCATTCGCCGGACCGTCTTCGCCAACGAAGTCTGA
- a CDS encoding sugar ABC transporter ATP-binding protein, translated as MQPNLAPVAEADVSPLLVARGITKTFDRTRALQGADFELREGEVHGLLGANGAGKSTLSKVISGHYTLDGGDLSYRGHEIRLRSTRDALRIGIAIVMQETSLVPDLTVLENIFLPELGRPGRLDYSQLRQRGQEILNDLGQGDSLPFDWEVRRLSSAQKQLVEIAKALGVRAKLLIFDEPTASLSPGEAERLFDIMARLRDTGHGLVFVSHRLEEVFAITDRVTVLREGRTVMNARETASLSQADLIRAMVGAELGAIYERKDTHTREIDAPVALEVRNLSSTPAVRDVSFSVKKGEILGIGGLVGAGRSETVEAIFGLRPRTGGEVVLNGKSLRGDSPQTSIRAGLGFVAEDRRTQNIVPDLSVKENLLLAHLGAHRGFFCSYASRERKVKELLAGLGMPEDRLMDASMLNFSGGMQQKIIIARWLLLEPKVLILDEPTKGVDIGTRASIYTMLRDIAAQGVALVVVSSDFEELLGLSDRVVVMSDGRTTADLPSAMLDEESLTLLAAPRTSMVRNTEMLNELARAHNGAGFWGLIEGDRLICLNAVASNPALDPGFKAGEARELAATRIPEALKRREPVFVPEPDGARTTLVVPMTSPRGHDLGWVGLSLPTDRPLPAPETIKSRIDTMAATL; from the coding sequence TTGCAGCCCAATTTGGCACCCGTCGCGGAGGCAGACGTTTCCCCCCTCCTCGTCGCGCGGGGCATCACCAAGACATTCGACCGGACGCGGGCGCTGCAGGGCGCCGACTTCGAGCTTCGCGAAGGCGAAGTGCACGGCCTGCTGGGCGCCAATGGCGCCGGCAAGTCGACGCTCTCCAAGGTCATTTCCGGCCACTACACGCTCGACGGCGGCGACCTCTCCTATCGCGGCCACGAGATCCGCCTGCGTTCGACGCGCGACGCGCTGCGCATCGGCATCGCCATCGTGATGCAGGAGACGAGCCTCGTCCCCGACCTCACGGTTCTGGAGAACATCTTCCTGCCCGAACTCGGCCGTCCCGGCCGGCTCGATTACAGCCAGCTGCGCCAGCGGGGCCAGGAGATCCTCAACGATCTCGGCCAGGGCGACAGCCTGCCCTTCGACTGGGAAGTGCGGCGCCTTTCCTCGGCGCAGAAGCAGCTGGTCGAGATCGCCAAGGCGCTGGGCGTGCGCGCCAAGCTGCTGATCTTCGACGAGCCTACCGCATCGCTGAGCCCGGGCGAGGCCGAGCGCCTGTTCGACATCATGGCGCGGCTGCGCGACACCGGCCACGGCCTGGTCTTCGTCTCGCACCGGCTGGAAGAAGTCTTCGCCATCACCGACCGCGTCACCGTGCTGCGCGAAGGCCGCACCGTGATGAATGCGCGCGAGACCGCCTCGCTGTCGCAGGCGGACCTGATCCGCGCCATGGTCGGCGCCGAACTCGGTGCGATCTACGAGCGCAAGGACACCCATACCCGCGAGATCGATGCGCCGGTGGCGCTGGAGGTCCGCAATCTGAGCTCGACGCCGGCCGTGCGCGACGTCTCCTTCTCGGTGAAGAAGGGCGAGATCCTCGGCATTGGCGGCCTGGTCGGCGCCGGCCGCTCGGAGACGGTTGAGGCGATCTTCGGGCTCCGCCCACGCACGGGCGGCGAGGTGGTGCTGAACGGCAAGTCGCTTCGGGGCGACAGCCCGCAGACCTCGATCCGCGCCGGCCTCGGCTTCGTCGCCGAGGACCGCCGCACGCAGAACATCGTGCCCGACCTCTCGGTCAAGGAGAACCTGCTGCTCGCGCATCTCGGCGCCCATCGCGGCTTCTTCTGCAGCTACGCTTCGCGCGAGCGCAAGGTGAAGGAGCTGCTGGCAGGCCTCGGCATGCCCGAGGACCGTCTGATGGACGCCTCGATGCTGAACTTCTCCGGCGGCATGCAGCAGAAGATCATCATCGCCCGGTGGCTGCTGCTGGAGCCCAAGGTGCTGATCCTCGACGAGCCGACCAAGGGCGTCGACATCGGCACCCGCGCCTCGATCTACACCATGCTGCGCGACATCGCGGCCCAGGGCGTGGCGCTGGTCGTCGTCTCCTCCGATTTCGAGGAGCTGCTCGGCCTCTCCGACCGCGTGGTGGTGATGAGCGACGGCCGCACCACGGCCGACCTGCCGAGCGCCATGCTCGACGAGGAAAGCCTGACCCTGCTCGCCGCTCCGCGCACCTCGATGGTGCGCAATACCGAGATGCTGAACGAGCTTGCCCGCGCCCATAATGGCGCCGGCTTCTGGGGCCTGATCGAGGGCGACCGGCTGATCTGCCTCAACGCGGTCGCGAGCAATCCGGCGCTCGACCCCGGCTTCAAGGCCGGCGAGGCGCGCGAGCTCGCCGCCACCCGCATCCCCGAGGCGCTCAAGCGCCGCGAGCCGGTCTTCGTCCCGGAACCCGACGGCGCGCGCACGACGCTGGTCGTGCCGATGACCAGCCCGCGCGGCCACGACCTCGGCTGGGTCGGGCTGTCGCTGCCGACCGACCGCCCGCTGCCCGCTCCGGAAACCATCAAGTCCCGCATCGACACCATGGCGGCAACGCTGTGA